A window of the Thermoleophilia bacterium SCSIO 60948 genome harbors these coding sequences:
- a CDS encoding SDR family oxidoreductase, with the protein MGYFVTGATGFVGRNLVERLLEREGTIYVLVREGSKGRLEELRNRWGTDEDRVVGIVGDLSKPKLGISDSDLERLKGEVDHLFHLAAIYDMTADAESQHEANVEGTRHMVELAEAVEAGRVHMTSSIAAAGLFKGVFHESMFDEAQELDNHPYFRTKHDSEKVVREECERPWRVYRPAIVIGDSETGEMDKVDGPYYFFKLIQRLRAALPPWVPTVGIEGKEINVVPVDFVADAMDHIAHLDGLDGRAFHLVDPNPKTAGQLINIFAKSAHAPKMEMRLDPKMFDIVPSGVRSGLMMLPPVRRITDTVLNDLGIPRSVLTYINYPTTFDCRETKQALEGTDISVSPLETYADKVWDYWERNLDPDLYKDHSLAGAVSGKVVMITGASSGIGKSAAFQMAEAGAVTLLVARTPEKLEETKEQIEARGGEAHIHQCDLADLDDVDRMAEEVLDQHGRVDVLVNNAGRSIRRSIALSYDRFHDYERTMQLNYFGALRLIMKVLPGMRERGGGHIVNISSIGVQTNTPRFSAYVASKAALDAFSRCIASEIIDDGVHITTIHMPLVKTPMIAPTKMYDAFPTITPDEAAGLIATAVIDKPKKIATKLGTFGEVLYTLMPKASDAILNQAYKLFPDSHAAKGDGGKDSEDASTEGIAFAYLLRGVHW; encoded by the coding sequence ATGGGCTACTTCGTCACCGGTGCGACCGGATTCGTCGGACGAAACCTCGTCGAGCGGCTGCTCGAGCGCGAGGGGACGATCTACGTCCTCGTTCGCGAGGGGTCGAAGGGCCGTCTCGAGGAGCTTCGCAACCGCTGGGGCACCGACGAGGACCGCGTCGTCGGGATCGTCGGCGACCTCTCGAAGCCGAAGCTCGGGATCTCAGACTCCGACCTCGAGCGGCTGAAGGGCGAGGTCGATCACCTCTTCCACCTCGCGGCGATCTACGACATGACCGCCGACGCCGAGTCCCAGCACGAGGCCAACGTCGAGGGCACCCGCCACATGGTCGAGCTCGCCGAGGCCGTCGAGGCGGGCCGCGTCCACATGACGAGCTCGATCGCCGCCGCCGGACTGTTCAAGGGCGTCTTCCACGAGTCGATGTTCGACGAGGCCCAGGAGCTCGACAACCACCCCTACTTCCGCACGAAGCACGACTCGGAGAAGGTCGTGCGCGAGGAGTGCGAGCGCCCGTGGCGCGTCTACCGGCCGGCAATCGTCATCGGCGACTCCGAGACCGGCGAGATGGACAAGGTCGACGGTCCCTACTACTTCTTCAAGCTGATCCAGCGGCTGCGAGCCGCGCTGCCCCCGTGGGTGCCGACGGTCGGCATCGAGGGCAAGGAGATCAACGTCGTACCGGTCGACTTCGTCGCCGACGCGATGGACCACATCGCCCATCTCGACGGTCTCGACGGGCGGGCGTTCCACCTCGTCGACCCGAACCCGAAGACCGCGGGGCAGCTGATCAACATCTTCGCCAAGTCCGCGCACGCGCCGAAGATGGAGATGCGCCTCGACCCGAAGATGTTCGACATCGTCCCGTCGGGCGTCCGTTCCGGGCTGATGATGCTGCCGCCGGTCCGCCGGATCACCGACACGGTGCTGAACGACCTCGGCATCCCGCGCTCGGTCCTCACCTACATCAACTATCCGACCACCTTCGACTGCCGCGAGACCAAGCAGGCGCTCGAGGGGACGGACATCTCGGTGTCGCCGCTCGAGACCTACGCCGACAAGGTCTGGGACTACTGGGAGCGCAACCTCGACCCCGACCTCTACAAGGACCACTCGCTGGCCGGCGCGGTCTCGGGCAAGGTCGTGATGATCACCGGCGCCTCGTCGGGCATCGGCAAGTCGGCCGCGTTCCAGATGGCCGAGGCGGGCGCGGTGACCCTGCTCGTCGCGCGGACCCCGGAGAAGCTCGAGGAGACGAAGGAGCAGATCGAGGCCCGCGGTGGGGAGGCCCACATCCACCAGTGCGATCTCGCCGATCTCGACGACGTCGACCGGATGGCCGAGGAGGTGCTCGACCAGCACGGGCGCGTCGACGTCCTCGTCAACAACGCCGGACGCTCGATCCGGCGTTCGATCGCGCTCTCCTACGACCGCTTCCACGACTACGAGCGCACGATGCAGCTCAACTACTTCGGCGCGCTGCGGCTGATCATGAAGGTGCTGCCGGGGATGCGCGAGCGCGGTGGCGGCCACATCGTGAACATCAGCTCGATCGGCGTTCAGACGAACACGCCGCGGTTCTCGGCCTACGTCGCCTCGAAGGCCGCGCTCGACGCGTTCAGCCGCTGCATCGCCTCGGAGATCATCGACGACGGCGTCCACATCACGACGATCCACATGCCGCTCGTCAAGACGCCGATGATCGCGCCGACGAAGATGTACGACGCGTTCCCGACGATCACCCCCGACGAGGCCGCCGGACTGATCGCGACGGCGGTGATCGACAAGCCGAAGAAGATCGCGACGAAGCTCGGGACGTTCGGCGAGGTGCTCTACACGCTGATGCCGAAGGCCTCGGACGCGATCCTCAACCAGGCCTACAAGCTGTTCCCGGACTCGCACGCGGCGAAGGGCGACGGCGGCAAGGACTCCGAGGACGCATCGACCGAGGGCATCGCGTTCGCCTACCTGCTGCGGGGCGTGCATTGGTAG
- a CDS encoding acyl-CoA dehydrogenase: protein MDLTLSESERAFRDEVRDWLAENHPGEEPTEGGDIESFRFRRDWQRRLHSGGWAGVSWPREYGGRGASLIEQAIFSAETARAKTPPPANLLGLAMGGPVVIVHGDDEQKERFLEPILSAEEIWCQGFSEPESGSDLASLKTRARKVDGGWRVSGQKVWTTFAHESKWCMLVARSDTEAPRHKGLTYFICDMDQAEIEVRPLRQITGESEFNEIFLDEAWVPDENVIGGVGNGWTVAITTLMHERAGLGAALGTQLGTDLAELIDLIRERGLASDPLIRDRVARLKIGAEALRLGNMRALSSQMKIGVPGPEGSLSKWEWANLNQALTELAADVLNPEELRPGSRWAHRLLRSRANSIEGGTTEVMKNIVAERVLGLPRAK, encoded by the coding sequence ATGGACCTGACGCTGTCGGAGTCCGAGCGCGCGTTCCGCGACGAGGTTCGCGACTGGCTGGCCGAGAACCACCCGGGCGAGGAGCCGACCGAGGGCGGCGACATCGAGAGCTTCCGCTTCCGGCGCGACTGGCAGCGCCGGCTGCACTCGGGTGGCTGGGCGGGCGTCTCGTGGCCGCGTGAGTACGGCGGCCGCGGCGCGTCGTTGATCGAGCAGGCGATCTTCTCCGCCGAGACGGCGCGCGCGAAGACGCCGCCGCCCGCGAATCTCCTCGGGCTCGCGATGGGCGGCCCGGTCGTGATCGTCCACGGCGACGACGAGCAGAAGGAGCGCTTCCTCGAGCCGATCCTGTCGGCCGAGGAGATCTGGTGCCAGGGCTTCTCCGAGCCCGAGTCCGGTTCGGACCTCGCCTCGCTGAAGACCCGCGCCAGGAAGGTCGACGGCGGCTGGCGGGTCAGCGGCCAGAAGGTCTGGACCACGTTCGCCCACGAGTCCAAGTGGTGCATGCTCGTCGCGCGGTCGGACACGGAGGCGCCGCGCCACAAGGGTCTGACCTACTTCATCTGCGACATGGACCAGGCCGAGATCGAGGTCCGGCCGCTGCGCCAGATCACCGGCGAGTCGGAGTTCAACGAGATCTTCCTCGACGAGGCCTGGGTGCCCGACGAGAACGTCATCGGCGGTGTCGGCAACGGCTGGACTGTCGCGATCACGACGCTGATGCACGAACGCGCCGGGCTCGGCGCGGCGCTCGGGACCCAGCTCGGAACTGACCTCGCAGAGCTGATCGACCTGATCCGCGAGCGCGGCCTCGCCTCCGACCCGCTGATCCGCGATCGCGTCGCGAGGCTCAAGATCGGTGCCGAGGCGCTGCGGCTCGGCAACATGCGCGCGCTGAGCTCGCAGATGAAGATCGGGGTTCCGGGTCCCGAGGGATCGCTCTCGAAGTGGGAGTGGGCGAACCTGAACCAGGCGCTGACCGAGCTCGCCGCGGACGTTCTCAACCCCGAGGAGCTCCGGCCGGGGTCGCGCTGGGCCCACCGACTGCTGCGATCGCGCGCAAACTCGATCGAGGGCGGCACGACCGAGGTGATGAAGAACATCGTCGCCGAGCGGGTCCTCGGCCTTCCGCGGGCGAAGTAG
- a CDS encoding cysteine dioxygenase gives MISELVGSLPRRDLARDELRELAARIGAAPSLWGHLVADGPSGRGFEQLWRDDHVDLWVITWLDGGDTGFHDHDVSSGAVAVVEGEVVEERLVVGAMPSRSVHTAGASFDFDASHVHRMRHERATPSVSIHAYSPPLWRMGAYAVEPDGTLRRESISYAEELRPIVAEPA, from the coding sequence ATGATCTCCGAGCTCGTCGGATCGCTCCCCCGGCGCGACCTGGCCCGCGACGAGCTGCGCGAGCTCGCCGCTCGGATCGGCGCCGCTCCGTCGCTCTGGGGCCACCTCGTGGCCGACGGTCCGTCCGGGCGCGGGTTCGAGCAGCTGTGGCGCGACGATCACGTCGACCTCTGGGTGATCACCTGGCTCGACGGCGGCGACACCGGTTTCCACGACCACGACGTGTCGAGCGGCGCGGTCGCGGTCGTCGAGGGCGAGGTCGTCGAGGAGCGGCTCGTCGTCGGGGCGATGCCGAGTCGCAGCGTCCACACGGCCGGCGCCTCGTTCGACTTCGACGCCTCGCACGTCCACCGGATGCGCCACGAGCGCGCGACGCCGTCCGTCTCGATCCATGCCTACTCGCCGCCGCTCTGGCGGATGGGCGCCTACGCGGTCGAGCCCGACGGGACGCTGCGGCGCGAGTCGATCTCCTACGCCGAGGAGCTGCGGCCGATCGTCGCCGAGCCGGCCTGA
- a CDS encoding citrate synthase has product MSPEEQAQQNGAATESGSDTLSVTDNRTGEQYEFEISEGTVKAMDFRSIKVSEDDFGLMTYDPAFTNTANCKSEITYIDGEAGILQHRGIPIEELCEKSSYLELAYLLIFGNLPTAQQLERWTYDITHHTYVHEDMKQHLQGFRYDAHPMGMLLSSVGALSTFYPEAKDLEDEEERYMAATRLIAKVPTLAAFAYRHSRGLPYVYPDNELSYSENFMSMMFKMTEVRYEPDPRLAKALDVLFMLHADHEQNCSTAAVRGIGSSRVDPYSAVAGGVAALYGPLHGGANEAVLRMLRRIESADNVPDFLEGVKNREEKLMGFGHRVYKNYDPRARIIRKHVDDVLEATGANPLLDIATELEKRALDDEYFTDRKLYPNVDFFSGLIYEALRIPTEMFTVIFAIGRTSGWVSQWLEMIEDESLKIARPRQIYTGLRDREYEPIESRSGDEKIVGPPARRPKFPRRGA; this is encoded by the coding sequence ATGTCCCCGGAGGAGCAGGCCCAGCAGAACGGAGCGGCCACCGAGTCGGGCTCCGACACCCTGAGCGTCACCGACAACCGGACCGGCGAGCAGTACGAGTTCGAGATCAGCGAAGGCACCGTCAAGGCGATGGACTTCCGCTCGATCAAGGTCTCAGAGGACGACTTCGGCCTCATGACCTACGACCCGGCGTTCACGAACACCGCCAACTGCAAGTCCGAGATCACCTACATCGACGGTGAGGCGGGGATCCTCCAGCACCGCGGCATCCCGATCGAGGAGCTGTGCGAGAAGTCGAGCTACCTCGAGCTCGCCTACCTGCTGATCTTCGGGAACCTGCCGACCGCCCAGCAGCTCGAGCGCTGGACGTACGACATCACGCACCACACGTACGTCCACGAGGACATGAAGCAGCACCTCCAGGGGTTCCGCTACGACGCCCACCCGATGGGAATGCTGCTCTCGTCGGTCGGGGCGCTGTCGACCTTCTATCCCGAGGCCAAGGACCTCGAGGACGAGGAGGAGCGCTACATGGCCGCGACGCGCCTGATCGCCAAGGTGCCGACGCTCGCCGCGTTCGCCTACCGCCACAGCCGCGGCCTGCCCTACGTCTATCCCGACAACGAGCTCTCCTACTCGGAGAACTTCATGTCGATGATGTTCAAGATGACCGAGGTCCGCTACGAGCCGGACCCGCGTCTGGCCAAGGCGCTCGACGTCCTGTTCATGCTCCACGCCGACCACGAGCAGAACTGCTCGACGGCGGCGGTCAGGGGCATCGGCTCCTCGCGCGTCGACCCCTACTCGGCGGTCGCCGGCGGCGTCGCCGCGCTCTACGGCCCGCTCCACGGTGGCGCCAACGAGGCCGTCCTGCGGATGCTGCGCCGGATCGAGTCGGCCGACAACGTGCCGGACTTCCTCGAGGGTGTGAAGAACCGCGAGGAGAAGCTGATGGGCTTCGGCCACCGGGTCTACAAGAACTACGACCCGCGGGCGCGGATCATCCGCAAGCACGTCGACGACGTACTCGAGGCCACGGGCGCCAACCCGCTGCTCGACATCGCGACCGAGCTCGAGAAGCGCGCGCTCGACGACGAGTACTTCACCGACCGCAAGCTCTACCCGAACGTCGACTTCTTCTCGGGCCTGATCTACGAGGCGCTGCGGATCCCGACCGAGATGTTCACGGTGATCTTCGCGATCGGCCGGACGTCGGGCTGGGTCAGCCAGTGGCTCGAGATGATCGAGGACGAGAGCCTCAAGATCGCGCGCCCGCGGCAGATCTACACCGGCCTGCGCGATCGCGAGTACGAGCCGATCGAGAGCCGCTCCGGCGACGAGAAGATCGTCGGCCCGCCCGCCCGGCGGCCGAAGTTCCCGCGCCGCGGTGCCTAG
- a CDS encoding CGNR zinc finger domain-containing protein produces the protein MDVAKLTLVVEGKPAPEPLLAVQALIDSRVILRGEERIGDPSAAAAWLTDVGLLAPGATVSPRELEELIAMREALREAIEERDGVAGSSPTGIADLESIAARHPVPVGFTTAGPQVGLAPAADVDTLISQLLGIMLVSSPEEWRRLKICGARDCRWAFYDRAKNRSGTWCSMESCGNRAKARAHRARAAR, from the coding sequence ATGGACGTCGCGAAGCTCACACTCGTCGTCGAGGGAAAGCCCGCTCCCGAACCGCTGCTCGCGGTGCAGGCGCTGATCGACAGTCGCGTGATCCTGCGCGGCGAGGAGCGGATCGGCGACCCGTCCGCGGCTGCGGCATGGCTCACGGACGTGGGTCTGCTGGCGCCGGGCGCGACGGTATCCCCACGCGAGCTCGAGGAGCTCATCGCGATGCGCGAGGCGCTTCGCGAGGCGATCGAGGAGCGCGACGGCGTCGCCGGCTCGAGCCCGACCGGGATCGCCGATCTCGAGTCGATCGCCGCCCGCCACCCGGTCCCGGTGGGATTCACCACCGCCGGGCCGCAGGTCGGCCTCGCGCCCGCCGCCGACGTCGACACGCTGATCTCCCAGCTGCTCGGGATCATGCTCGTGAGCTCTCCCGAGGAATGGCGGCGGCTCAAGATCTGCGGCGCCCGCGACTGCCGCTGGGCGTTCTACGACCGGGCGAAGAACCGCAGCGGTACTTGGTGCTCGATGGAGTCCTGCGGCAACCGGGCGAAGGCCAGGGCCCACCGGGCCCGCGCGGCTCGCTGA
- a CDS encoding amidohydrolase family protein, with translation MTDLVDIHQHLWPEPLLGALAERSEAPCLRLREGRWRLRIQGEPEAAIDLADHDAAARADLVRADGLDRALIAPSVPLGVDALTRAEAEPLIAAYHRGVAALPDEFGAWAAVPLSDPDPSALEAWLDAGFVGACISADALAGPRSLDHVGAILELLERRGAPLFIHPGVATASTCERPSWWPAMTDYVSAMQRAWFAFATWGRPAHPELRVCFAMLAGLAPLHRERFVARGGLPSFDPNVFLDVSSYGDRAIDTVVREVGVDQIVFGSDRPVVGARGPGLGDALEAAMRRSNPARLLGAAREMVFA, from the coding sequence TTGACCGATCTAGTAGACATTCATCAGCATCTCTGGCCCGAGCCGCTCCTCGGGGCACTGGCCGAGCGCTCGGAGGCCCCCTGCCTGCGATTGCGAGAAGGCCGGTGGCGGCTTCGGATCCAAGGCGAGCCGGAGGCGGCGATCGATCTCGCCGACCACGACGCGGCGGCGCGGGCCGACCTCGTGCGGGCCGACGGCCTCGACCGCGCGCTGATCGCCCCGTCGGTCCCGCTCGGGGTCGACGCGCTCACCCGGGCGGAGGCGGAACCGCTGATCGCCGCCTACCACCGCGGCGTCGCGGCGCTGCCCGACGAGTTCGGCGCCTGGGCCGCGGTCCCCCTCTCAGACCCCGACCCCTCCGCTCTCGAGGCCTGGCTCGACGCTGGCTTCGTCGGCGCCTGCATCTCAGCCGACGCGCTCGCCGGGCCGCGCTCGCTCGACCACGTCGGAGCGATCCTCGAGCTGCTCGAGCGCCGCGGCGCACCGCTCTTCATCCACCCCGGGGTCGCGACGGCGAGCACCTGCGAGCGCCCGAGTTGGTGGCCGGCGATGACGGACTACGTGTCCGCGATGCAGCGGGCCTGGTTCGCGTTCGCGACCTGGGGCCGACCCGCCCACCCGGAGCTCCGCGTCTGCTTCGCCATGCTCGCCGGGCTCGCCCCGCTCCATCGCGAGCGCTTCGTCGCCCGCGGTGGCCTCCCGAGCTTCGACCCCAACGTTTTCCTCGACGTCTCCTCCTACGGCGACCGCGCGATCGACACCGTCGTCCGCGAGGTCGGCGTCGACCAGATCGTCTTCGGCTCCGACCGCCCGGTCGTCGGCGCGCGCGGGCCCGGCCTGGGCGACGCGCTCGAGGCCGCGATGAGGCGCAGCAATCCCGCGCGGCTGCTCGGCGCCGCGAGAGAGATGGTGTTCGCATGA
- a CDS encoding LacI family DNA-binding transcriptional regulator, producing the protein MAKGRTTIRDLAEYTGLSPAAVSYALRGRQVSDETERRVREAARELGYEADPIARALAGGDTAVVGLLVGSLSDFWNQELVRAVQRALYDASRITLVADADGEPGRELELAQRLVDQRVDGLVVVPIGPNSEGWEAIARQVATVTIGDALPGVAPAGEVIFDNERGVAETLRHLKRQGHERVTVLSWAVGAAPDRRAERPIAGIAAELGLVCDVLPCAYSLNGSRPLALELLDGPDRPTAVLCMSDSIAYGVYAACAELELDIPGDVAVAGFGDHPISRLLAPPLTSTVWDVETVAASATSFLLEAMAADGPQATLRELVAPVLAERASTAAV; encoded by the coding sequence ATGGCCAAGGGCCGGACCACGATCCGCGACCTTGCCGAGTACACGGGTCTCTCGCCTGCTGCGGTGAGCTACGCGCTGCGCGGCCGGCAGGTCTCCGACGAGACGGAGCGGCGCGTCCGCGAGGCCGCGCGCGAGCTCGGCTACGAGGCCGACCCGATCGCGCGCGCGCTCGCCGGCGGCGACACCGCCGTCGTGGGGCTGCTGGTCGGCAGTCTCAGCGACTTCTGGAACCAGGAGCTCGTCCGCGCGGTCCAGCGCGCGCTCTACGACGCGAGCCGCATCACGCTCGTAGCCGACGCCGACGGCGAGCCCGGCCGCGAGCTCGAGCTGGCCCAGCGGTTGGTCGACCAACGCGTCGACGGCCTCGTCGTCGTCCCGATCGGGCCCAACAGCGAGGGCTGGGAGGCGATCGCGCGGCAGGTCGCGACGGTGACGATCGGCGACGCGTTGCCAGGCGTCGCACCGGCCGGCGAGGTCATCTTCGACAACGAACGCGGCGTCGCCGAGACGCTGCGCCACCTCAAGCGGCAGGGCCACGAGCGCGTCACGGTCCTCTCGTGGGCCGTCGGCGCGGCGCCCGACCGCCGCGCCGAGCGCCCGATCGCGGGGATCGCCGCCGAGCTGGGGCTCGTCTGCGACGTGCTTCCCTGCGCCTACTCGCTGAACGGCTCGCGCCCGCTCGCCCTCGAGCTGCTCGACGGGCCCGACCGGCCGACGGCGGTGCTCTGCATGTCCGACTCGATCGCCTACGGCGTCTACGCCGCCTGTGCCGAGCTCGAGCTCGATATCCCCGGCGACGTCGCGGTCGCGGGGTTCGGCGACCACCCGATCTCGCGCCTGCTCGCGCCGCCGCTCACCTCGACGGTGTGGGACGTCGAGACGGTCGCGGCATCGGCTACGAGCTTCCTGCTCGAGGCGATGGCGGCCGACGGGCCGCAGGCGACGCTGCGCGAGCTGGTCGCCCCGGTGCTCGCCGAGCGCGCCTCGACCGCCGCGGTCTAG
- a CDS encoding decaprenyl-phosphate phosphoribosyltransferase has translation MELLSGRTASGEPPTGEERTLRADPAESRRRRSVPRALLKTMRPGEWIKNLLVFAGVLFSGRLDSSGALADAVITFAAFCAVSSAGYLLNDLHDAPLDRRHPEKRYRPIASGELSTGVAIAAMITLAVGAVALALLTVSVEVAGFVALYAAITAAYTLVLKRVVIIDVMTIASLFILRVVAGAVAVGAGASDFLLLCTAMLALFLGFTKRRQEAMLEQEPGAETRPVLEHYSLPFLDQMVSMVTAAAIISYAIYATSSPRIGSEMLATAPSVLYGIFRYLYLIYDRRDTRSTARILAEDPGMILAGVSWLAIALAMLYVFN, from the coding sequence ATGGAGCTCCTGAGCGGCAGAACAGCGAGCGGCGAGCCGCCGACCGGCGAGGAGCGCACCCTGCGCGCCGATCCGGCCGAGAGCCGGCGACGCCGCTCGGTGCCCCGCGCGCTCCTCAAGACGATGCGCCCCGGCGAGTGGATCAAGAACCTGCTCGTCTTCGCCGGCGTCCTTTTCTCAGGTCGTCTCGACAGCTCCGGAGCGCTCGCCGACGCCGTCATCACCTTCGCCGCCTTCTGCGCCGTCTCCAGCGCCGGATACCTGCTCAACGACCTCCACGACGCGCCGCTCGACCGTCGCCACCCCGAGAAGCGCTACCGCCCGATCGCGAGCGGCGAGCTGTCGACGGGCGTCGCGATCGCCGCGATGATCACCCTGGCGGTCGGGGCCGTGGCCCTCGCGCTGCTGACCGTCTCGGTCGAGGTCGCGGGCTTCGTCGCCCTCTACGCGGCGATCACCGCGGCCTACACGCTCGTGCTCAAGCGCGTCGTGATCATCGACGTGATGACGATCGCCTCGCTGTTCATCCTCAGGGTGGTCGCGGGGGCGGTCGCGGTCGGTGCCGGGGCATCGGACTTCCTGCTCCTCTGCACCGCCATGCTGGCGCTCTTCCTCGGGTTCACCAAGCGCCGCCAGGAGGCGATGCTCGAGCAGGAGCCGGGGGCCGAGACGCGACCGGTGCTCGAGCACTACTCGCTGCCGTTCCTCGATCAGATGGTCTCGATGGTCACGGCGGCGGCGATCATCTCCTACGCGATCTACGCGACCTCGAGCCCGCGGATCGGATCCGAGATGCTGGCGACGGCGCCCTCGGTGCTCTACGGGATCTTCCGTTACCTCTACCTGATCTACGACCGTCGCGACACCCGCTCGACGGCGCGGATCCTGGCCGAGGACCCGGGGATGATCCTCGCCGGGGTCTCGTGGCTCGCGATCGCGCTGGCGATGCTCTACGTGTTCAATTGA
- a CDS encoding sugar kinase — protein sequence MSLTAVGSIAFDAVRTPFGERERMLGGSAVHFSLAASFFTEVRVVGPVGSDFGDAEIGVLAERGVICDDIERVEGDTFFWRGHYDDDVNVAHTDDTQLGVFGDFKPTLSPDASGSDMLFLGNIVPAIQRDVRSQSEAGFVALDSMNLWIDTAKDELERAIGEVDCVLLNDAEIRSLTAEPNLSRAASKLLDLGPRAVVAKRGEYGAALFTRDGAYVLPGLLLSEVRDPTGAGDSFAGGFLGYLDGLGADRIDSEAMRVAMAVGTVIASFNVEDFGTERVQRLERSEIDARLDELAELTRFAAFDRAG from the coding sequence ATGTCACTCACCGCAGTCGGTTCGATCGCCTTCGACGCAGTCCGCACCCCGTTCGGGGAGCGCGAGCGGATGCTCGGCGGCTCCGCCGTCCACTTCAGCCTCGCCGCCTCGTTCTTCACGGAGGTCCGCGTCGTCGGGCCGGTGGGGTCGGACTTCGGCGACGCCGAGATCGGGGTCCTCGCCGAGCGCGGGGTCATCTGCGACGACATCGAGCGCGTCGAGGGCGACACCTTCTTCTGGCGCGGGCACTACGACGATGATGTGAACGTCGCCCACACCGACGACACGCAGCTCGGCGTGTTCGGCGACTTCAAGCCGACCCTCTCGCCGGACGCATCCGGCTCGGACATGCTCTTCCTCGGCAACATCGTCCCGGCGATCCAGCGCGACGTCCGCTCGCAGAGCGAGGCCGGGTTCGTCGCACTCGACTCGATGAACCTCTGGATCGACACGGCCAAGGACGAGCTCGAACGCGCGATCGGCGAGGTCGACTGCGTGCTGCTGAACGACGCCGAGATCCGCTCGCTGACCGCCGAACCGAATCTCTCGCGCGCGGCGTCGAAGCTGCTCGACCTCGGCCCGCGCGCCGTCGTCGCCAAGCGCGGTGAGTACGGCGCCGCGCTGTTCACCCGCGACGGCGCCTACGTCCTCCCGGGCCTGCTGCTCTCGGAGGTCCGCGACCCGACCGGCGCCGGCGACTCGTTCGCGGGCGGCTTCCTGGGTTACCTCGACGGGCTCGGAGCGGATCGGATCGACTCCGAGGCGATGCGCGTCGCGATGGCCGTCGGCACGGTGATCGCCTCGTTCAACGTCGAGGACTTCGGGACGGAGCGGGTGCAGCGCCTCGAACGCTCCGAGATCGACGCCCGGCTCGACGAGCTCGCCGAGCTGACCCGCTTCGCGGCGTTCGACCGAGCCGGCTGA
- a CDS encoding acyl-CoA/acyl-ACP dehydrogenase — protein sequence MDFDLNDEQREIKNTARELLAARLGPARVRELAEAGDYDDGVWGEISELGWPGIAIGEEHGGLGLGLVELAIVCEELGYACAPTPFLSNAAAGVTVAVAGSEAQQADRLPGIAAGSALGACASGPGSTLVTDADRAAVVAVEIDGTPVLVDREDARVERLDLIDRTRSYCTVTTAAQGEPLTGPIEPATDRIAVLLSAELVGIAQRAMEMAVAYAKERQQFGRAIGSFQAVSHRCAEMLLEVEEARSLTLSAAWTADAEPDELSLAASMAKARASEAAWRVCTSSLQVHGGIGFTWEHDLQFWLKRATLDAKLFGSASVHRERVAALSGLG from the coding sequence ATGGATTTCGATCTCAACGACGAGCAGCGCGAGATCAAGAACACCGCCCGTGAGCTGCTCGCGGCGCGGCTCGGCCCGGCGCGTGTCCGCGAGCTCGCCGAGGCCGGTGACTACGACGACGGCGTCTGGGGCGAGATCTCGGAGCTCGGCTGGCCGGGCATCGCCATCGGCGAGGAGCACGGCGGCCTCGGCCTCGGGCTCGTCGAGCTGGCGATCGTCTGCGAGGAGCTCGGCTACGCCTGCGCCCCGACCCCCTTCCTCTCCAACGCTGCCGCGGGCGTGACCGTCGCCGTCGCCGGCTCGGAGGCCCAGCAGGCCGACCGGCTTCCGGGCATCGCGGCCGGCTCCGCGCTCGGCGCGTGCGCGAGCGGTCCGGGCTCGACGCTCGTCACCGACGCCGACCGCGCCGCGGTCGTCGCCGTCGAGATCGACGGTACGCCGGTGCTCGTCGACCGCGAGGACGCCCGGGTGGAACGGCTCGACCTGATCGACCGGACCCGCTCCTACTGCACGGTCACGACCGCCGCCCAGGGCGAGCCGCTGACCGGGCCGATCGAGCCCGCGACGGACCGGATCGCGGTGCTGCTGTCGGCCGAGCTCGTCGGGATAGCGCAGCGCGCGATGGAGATGGCGGTCGCCTACGCGAAGGAGCGCCAGCAGTTCGGGCGCGCGATCGGCTCCTTCCAGGCCGTCTCGCACCGCTGCGCGGAGATGCTGCTCGAGGTCGAGGAGGCGCGTTCGCTGACCCTGTCGGCCGCATGGACGGCCGATGCCGAGCCCGACGAGCTTTCGCTCGCGGCATCGATGGCGAAGGCGCGTGCCTCGGAGGCCGCCTGGAGGGTCTGCACGTCCTCGCTCCAGGTCCACGGCGGGATCGGCTTCACCTGGGAGCACGACCTGCAGTTCTGGCTCAAGCGCGCGACGCTCGACGCGAAGCTCTTCGGCTCGGCGAGCGTCCACCGCGAGCGCGTCGCGGCGCTCAGCGGACTCGGCTAG